The Novosphingobium sp. Gsoil 351 genome contains the following window.
GCCCAACAACTTCATCGCCTGCGTATCGATCCGCGGCCTTGCAGGGTCGCCGCCCAGGAACTCATCGGCGATGTGGATCGCCAGGATTTCACCCAGCACCACGGTGCTGCGCGGGCTGGCGTCGATGATCTGGAACGTCCGGCACTCGAAGCTGACCGGGGCGCTGGCGATCAGCGGGGGGACGACATGGAGCGCGGGCGTAGTGGCGATCCCGGAGTAGGCGATCTCGTCCTCGCCCGGCGGGGCATCGGCGGCGGTCAGGTTCATCGCCGCGGCGTCGGCCTCGCCGACCAGCGCGATGGTGAACTCGCCGGTGGCGCGGATCAGACGCGCGGTGTCCTTGTCGCCTCCGCGCGCGTGGTGCGCCATCAGCCCGAGCACGACCAGCGGCGGATCGTCGGACAGCGCGTTGAAGAACGAATGCGGCGCGCAGTTGCGCGTGCCGTCGGGCGCTTGCGTCACCACCCACGCGATCGGTCGCGGGGTGACGGTGTTGACGATCAGGCGATAGCGATCCGCGGGCGAAAGCGCGGCCATGTCCCAGTGCATGGGTGCCGCTTAGCCATGGATCGTGGACAAGGCGAGCGTTGCGCGCATGTCACGCCTCGATGACAATCCGCTGCGTTGCAGCAGGACGCACTTGCCGAAAGCGGGCGCAGGTCGCAGCGTGGGTGCAACAGGGGAGCCCAAAGCCATGAATCTGCGCAACATTCTCAGCACCGGTGGAGCCATCGGAGCGATCGCCCTCTCGCTTGGCGTCAGCCCGGCGCAGGCCCAGGACACCAGCGCCCAGGCCGCGGAAGAGACCGCGCCGCCCGAAAGCGCGATCATCGTCACCGGCTCGCGATCGACCACGCGGACCGTCGCCAATTCACCCGTGCCGGTCGACGTCCTTTCGGGCGAGACCCTGACCGAGGGCGGCCAGGTCGAAACCAACAAGATCCTCAACAAGCTGGTCCCCAGCTTCAACTTCCCCCAGCCCGCGATCTCGGACGGCTCGGACGCGCTGCGCCCGGCCACGCTGCGCGGCCTCGCCCCCGATCAGACGCTGGTGCTGGTCAACGGCAAGCGCCGCCACACCGCGGCGTTGCTCAACATCAACGGCACCGTCGGGCGCGGTTCGGCGGCGGTCGACATGAACTCGATCCCCGCGCTGGCGATCGAGCGGATCGAAGTGCTGCGCGACGGCGCCTCGTCGCAATACGGCTCCGACGCGATCGCCGGGGTGATCAACATCCGCCTCAAGACCGCCGACAGCGGGGGCAAGGCGGTTGTGAGCTACGGCAAGTACGTGACCACGCTCGACGATGTGCTGCGTGTGACCGGATTGCAGACCAACGCTGCGGGGCAGCCGTTCTTCGATCCGACCGACGGGCGTTATCTCGCCGCCAACACCGGCGGTGAACTCAAGGTCCGCGATGGCGAGACCTATACTTTCGCGAGCAACGTCGGCCTGCCGATCTTCGGCGAGGGGGGCTATCTCAACCTGACCGCCGAGTATCGCCACCGTGACCGGACCAACCGCACCGGGTTCGACCTTCGCCCCAACTACGTGCGCCCCAGCGGCACGACCTTCGATCCGCGCGAACTGACCTTCGATCGCCGCGAGTTCCGTTTCGGCGATCCCGAGGCCGACGACTTCACCCTGTTTCTAAATTCCGCAATTCCCTTGGGCGACGTGTTCGAACTCTACGCGTTCGCCAGTTTCAACCAGCGCGATTCGGTGAGCGCCGCCAACTATCGCCAGCAGTCGAACGCCAACAACGTCGATTACTCGCAACTCGCGCCCAACCAGCCGCCCCCCGCCGTCGGGCGCCCGCTGCTGACCCCCGACGGGTTCCTGCCGCTGATCAAGTCCGACCTGACCGACTATGCCTATACCGCGGGGATCCGCGGCGAAATCATGGGCTTTCGCAGCGACCTGTCGGTCGGGATCGGCAGCAACCAGTTCGACTACGTGACCCAGAACTCGGTCAACGCTTCATTCGGCGCGGCCACGCAGGGCAAGTTCGACGCCGGCGGGCTCAGGTACACCCAAGGCTTGCTCAACCTCGACCTCAGCCGCGACTACGAACTGGGCTTCGCCAAGCCGCTGACCGTGTCGTTCGGCGGCGAGTATCGCAACGAGCGCTACCAGATTCGGCCGGGCGACTTCCAATCCTACGCGCTCGGGCCGTTCTTCCGCGCGGCGGTCCCCAACACCACGTTGGCCAACTGCACCGCGCTCGGCGGACGCTACGGGTCGATCGCGGCGACCACTTGCGACTTTCCGGGCCGTAACGGCGGCGCGGGCGCGCAAGGCTTCGCCGGGCTCCCGGCCAACGCCCGGACTGATGCCGTCCGGCATAACTTCGCGGGCTATGCCGAGGTCGACACCGATCCGTTCGATGGTCTTTCGCTGACTGCGGCGGCCCGCTTCGAGCATTATTCGGACTTCGGCAACACCGTGACCGGCAAGCTTGCCGCGCGCTTCGAGGTCGTCGATGGGTTCGCGCTGCGCGGTTCGGTCTCCAACGGGTTCCGGGCGCCATCGCTTCACCAGCAGGTGTTCACCACCACCTCGACCAACTTCATCTCGGGCATTCCGATCGACATCCTCACGGTCCCGGTCTCCAACCCGGTGGCGAGGGCACTGGGGTCCAAGGATCTGAAGGCCGAAAAGAGCCTCAACCTCAGCGCAGGGTTCACGGCCAACCCCCTCTCGGGGCTGACTTTGACGGTCGATTACTACAACATCCGCATCCGCAACCGCATCGTGCTGACCGAGAACCTCGGCGCCTCGGGCAGCGGCACGAGCGCGCAGAATGCTGCGGTCGGCGCGCTGCTCGCCGCCGCGGGCTATCCTTCGCTCGGCGCGGCGCGGTTCTTCGTCAACGGGCTCGATACCCGCACCCAGGGCGTCGATGCGGTGCTCAACTGGCGGGTCCCGGTCGATTTCGGCAAGTTCAACCTGACTGCGGCCTACAACTACAACGACCAGAAGATCCTCAAATACCGCAACAGCCTTGCCGGGCTGTCGGCAATCCCCGGGCTGGTGCTGTTCGGCCGCACCGAAAGTTTGCGCTTCACCAAGGGTCAGCCGCGCGACAAGATCGTGCTCAGCGCCGACGGCGACATCGGCGCGTTCGGGTTCACCGTGCGCGGTACGCGCTATGGCAAGGTGCTGTCACCTGGCTCGATCGCCCCGCTCGCGCCCAATCAACTTAGCCTGACCGCGCTCGGCCCCGACGACATCAAGCTCAGCCCCAAGTGGATCACCGACATCGAGGTCCGCTTCGACGTCAGCGAGCGGATCCACCTCGCGGTCGGCGCGGACAACGCCTTCGACGTCTACCCCGATCGCCTGCCTTTCGGCCCCCGCCCGGCGGCTGCAGGCGGCGGGTTCTATCCGCAGAACAACCAGTACAACGGCTATTCGATCTTCTCGCCGTTCGGCTTCAACGGCCGGTTCCTCTACGGGCGCGTCGGCTTCGACTTCTAGGCAAGGTTCCTTCGGGAGAGGAGTGAGGGCCGTCCGGGTGACCGGGCGGCCCTTTCGCATCGCGCGAAACGCCTTTCTTACTTGGGGCGGGGTGTGGCTTAGTCGGCGCGATGATCAAAGCCGCTCGCCCCGGTTCGTTTCAGCGCCGCTCGGTCGCCGCCCCGTCGCGCTCCGTTCGGGGTGGCGCGGTGGCCGCCGGCTCGCACGTGTGGAAGGCTGGAAATTTTTCCCTTGGACAGTGGTCCAAGTGGTCCAAGTGGTCCACGGGCTCGGCAGTTTGCGGGTTCGGTTGCGCCCAACCGGTTGCAACTGTAACGACCCTGGCAAAGGAGACTTCCCATGCGCGTTGGAACCGTCGGCGAGATCAAGAACCACGAATACCGCGTCGGGCTGACGCCTGAAAGCGCGCGCGAGCTGGTGGTCAACGGCCACGAAGTGTGGGTCGAAACCGGCGCGGGGCTGGGGATCGGCGCTTCGGACGAAGACTATGTCGCGGCGGGGGCGGTGATCCAGCCCGATGCCAGGACGGTGTTCGACGGCGCGGAGATGATCGTCAAGGTCAAGGAGCCGCAGCCCGTCGAATGCGCGATGCTGCGGCGCGGGCAAATTCTCTATACCTACCTCCACCTCGCGCCCGATCCCGAGCAGACCGCGGCGCTGGTCAAATCGGGGGTCACTGCGATCGCCTATGAGACGGTCACCGGGCCGGGCGGGAGCTTGCCGTTGCTCAAGCCGATGAGCCAGGTCGCCGGGCGGATGAGCATCCAGGCCGGCGCGACCGCGCTGGAGAAGGCACATGGGGGCAGGGGCGTTCTGCTGGGCGGGGTGCCGGGGGTGCTGCCGGGGCGGGTGCTGGTGATCGGCGGGGGCGTAGTCGGCTTCAATGCGGCACAGATGGCGGTCGGGCTGGGGGCGGACGTGACCATTCTCGATCGCGATCCCGAAGTGCTCGAACGCCTCGGCACGCATTTCGAAAGCCGCGCCAAGACCCGTTTTTCCAACCGCGCCAACATCCAGCAGATGATCTGCGAGGCCGAACTGGTGATCGGCGCGGTGCTCGTCCCCGGCGCGGCGGCGCCCAAGCTGGTGACCCGCGACATGCTCAAATGCATGAAGCCGGGGGCGGTGCTGGTCGACGTCGCGATCGACCAGGGCGGCTGCTTCGAGACCAGCCACGCGACCACCCACCAGGACCCGACCTACATCGTCGACGGGGTCGTGCATTATTGCGTCGCCAACATGCCCGGCGCGGTGGCGCGGACCAGCACTTATGCGCTCAACAACGTGACCCTGCCGCACGCACTGAAGATCGCCGAACTGGGCTGGCGCGAGGCGATGCGCCGCAACCCGCACCTCGCCGCCGGGCTCAACGTGCACGACGGCAAGCTGACCTACCAGGCGGTGGCCGAGGAGCTCGGCTACGCGTTCGTGCCGGTGGCGGAGGTGCTCGGCTGAGCCTATTCCCTATCCGGGCTTAACCCGTTCAAAACGCCTGTCGGGTAAAGCGGCGCGATGGGGCTCATCGGCTTACTCGGCAGGATCACCACGTTGGCGTTGGCGCTGGCGGTCGTGATGCTGGCGCATGCCGCGCCCGCGACGGCTGCGCCCATCCGCCCGGTCTGCCACGGCTTCGCCGACCCCGGAGCGCTGCCGCGCGAGTGGTCTTGCGGAGCGACGCACTGGAGACCGACCGCGCGCGTGGCCTGGCTGCGTTTCGATGCGGCATCGTGGCGGGATGCGCCGCCGCGCAAGCTGATCCTGACGATCGGCCGGTTCGACCGGGCAACGGTCAGCGCTTACGGCGATCGCGGCGTGCAATGGTCGCGGGAGCTCCACCTCGACGACTTCACGGCGCTCGAAAACGGCCCACGCATGGCGGTGAACCTTCCCGCGGTAAGTCCTCAGACCAAGTCGATCATGGTTCGGATCGATCATACCTGGAGCATCCACACCTTGTCCGGCACCCGGCTGGACGCGAGCGACGCGCCGGGCGAACCTTGGGGCTATCGCGCGATGGTGCTGCTGGCGATGCTCGCCGGATTGCTCTGCGCGCCCGTGATCTTCGACCTTGCGTTCTATACCGCGCTGCGCGAGCGATTCCTGCTGTGGCACGCGGGAATGACCACCGGCATGCTGACCCAAACCGTGATGGCGTCGGGCCTGGCGGTGACGTTGTTCGGGCTCACGCCGGTACAACTCGCGGTGCTGTCGCCGCTGGCGTTCGCGGTCGCGGTCGCTGCGGCTGCGTTCTTCTCGGCCGAGTTCCTCGAACCGGACGCGCTCTCGCCGCGGATGCGCCTGTTGTTGCGGCTATCGGGCTGGTGGGTGCTTCTGGTTTCATGCACGCTGGCGCTACAGCCGCCCGGACTGGGAGCGCTGGGCGGGCAGACCTACCACCTGAGCTTTCTGCCGACGACGCTCGTCTTCGGGACGACCATGATCCTGGCAGTGCGCAGCGGCAGCCGCGCGGCGCGGTTTCAGATGGCCGCCTGGACGCCGATCCTCGCTTGCGGCTTCGACCGGCTGTTTCGCGGAATCGGCCTCTATTCGCTCCCGATGGCGGCAGACCAGGCCATCTATCTGGCGATGGCGCTCGAGGTGGTGATAACGATGCTGGGTGTGGCGGATAGGTTCATCGTGTTGCGCGGCGAACGGGATCGCGCCAACGCCCGAGCCCAAGAGC
Protein-coding sequences here:
- a CDS encoding flavin reductase family protein, yielding MHWDMAALSPADRYRLIVNTVTPRPIAWVVTQAPDGTRNCAPHSFFNALSDDPPLVVLGLMAHHARGGDKDTARLIRATGEFTIALVGEADAAAMNLTAADAPPGEDEIAYSGIATTPALHVVPPLIASAPVSFECRTFQIIDASPRSTVVLGEILAIHIADEFLGGDPARPRIDTQAMKLLGRQHGSGHYVRNSDSFEMKRVGWPLPDK
- a CDS encoding TonB-dependent siderophore receptor, producing the protein MNLRNILSTGGAIGAIALSLGVSPAQAQDTSAQAAEETAPPESAIIVTGSRSTTRTVANSPVPVDVLSGETLTEGGQVETNKILNKLVPSFNFPQPAISDGSDALRPATLRGLAPDQTLVLVNGKRRHTAALLNINGTVGRGSAAVDMNSIPALAIERIEVLRDGASSQYGSDAIAGVINIRLKTADSGGKAVVSYGKYVTTLDDVLRVTGLQTNAAGQPFFDPTDGRYLAANTGGELKVRDGETYTFASNVGLPIFGEGGYLNLTAEYRHRDRTNRTGFDLRPNYVRPSGTTFDPRELTFDRREFRFGDPEADDFTLFLNSAIPLGDVFELYAFASFNQRDSVSAANYRQQSNANNVDYSQLAPNQPPPAVGRPLLTPDGFLPLIKSDLTDYAYTAGIRGEIMGFRSDLSVGIGSNQFDYVTQNSVNASFGAATQGKFDAGGLRYTQGLLNLDLSRDYELGFAKPLTVSFGGEYRNERYQIRPGDFQSYALGPFFRAAVPNTTLANCTALGGRYGSIAATTCDFPGRNGGAGAQGFAGLPANARTDAVRHNFAGYAEVDTDPFDGLSLTAAARFEHYSDFGNTVTGKLAARFEVVDGFALRGSVSNGFRAPSLHQQVFTTTSTNFISGIPIDILTVPVSNPVARALGSKDLKAEKSLNLSAGFTANPLSGLTLTVDYYNIRIRNRIVLTENLGASGSGTSAQNAAVGALLAAAGYPSLGAARFFVNGLDTRTQGVDAVLNWRVPVDFGKFNLTAAYNYNDQKILKYRNSLAGLSAIPGLVLFGRTESLRFTKGQPRDKIVLSADGDIGAFGFTVRGTRYGKVLSPGSIAPLAPNQLSLTALGPDDIKLSPKWITDIEVRFDVSERIHLAVGADNAFDVYPDRLPFGPRPAAAGGGFYPQNNQYNGYSIFSPFGFNGRFLYGRVGFDF
- the ald gene encoding alanine dehydrogenase, translating into MRVGTVGEIKNHEYRVGLTPESARELVVNGHEVWVETGAGLGIGASDEDYVAAGAVIQPDARTVFDGAEMIVKVKEPQPVECAMLRRGQILYTYLHLAPDPEQTAALVKSGVTAIAYETVTGPGGSLPLLKPMSQVAGRMSIQAGATALEKAHGGRGVLLGGVPGVLPGRVLVIGGGVVGFNAAQMAVGLGADVTILDRDPEVLERLGTHFESRAKTRFSNRANIQQMICEAELVIGAVLVPGAAAPKLVTRDMLKCMKPGAVLVDVAIDQGGCFETSHATTHQDPTYIVDGVVHYCVANMPGAVARTSTYALNNVTLPHALKIAELGWREAMRRNPHLAAGLNVHDGKLTYQAVAEELGYAFVPVAEVLG
- a CDS encoding diguanylate cyclase gives rise to the protein MGLIGLLGRITTLALALAVVMLAHAAPATAAPIRPVCHGFADPGALPREWSCGATHWRPTARVAWLRFDAASWRDAPPRKLILTIGRFDRATVSAYGDRGVQWSRELHLDDFTALENGPRMAVNLPAVSPQTKSIMVRIDHTWSIHTLSGTRLDASDAPGEPWGYRAMVLLAMLAGLLCAPVIFDLAFYTALRERFLLWHAGMTTGMLTQTVMASGLAVTLFGLTPVQLAVLSPLAFAVAVAAAAFFSAEFLEPDALSPRMRLLLRLSGWWVLLVSCTLALQPPGLGALGGQTYHLSFLPTTLVFGTTMILAVRSGSRAARFQMAAWTPILACGFDRLFRGIGLYSLPMAADQAIYLAMALEVVITMLGVADRFIVLRGERDRANARAQELEAAIERDPLTGLFNRHGIEDRFAAFRNAGFDTLAVVDLDHFKAVNDAMGHAAGDCVLAAAAAALSDDPDLVAWRLGGEEFLLLLRGRNATARAEARRQAIPGRVAATIPGLPAPVTASMGLVEMQRGSMLATPYAELYARADRLLYEAKHAGRNRTCSEKVTLFAGGDRRVADRRRSARQAA